Proteins from one Amycolatopsis benzoatilytica AK 16/65 genomic window:
- a CDS encoding potassium/proton antiporter, with protein MDQLPLLLGVGGLVLLVSVVAVRVSIRLGFPSLLLYLGIGVVLGEAGFGIRFDNPALTQALGLAALVLILTEGGLTTRWSSVKASLRPGIMLSTVAVAISIAVTGAALHWLLGLDWRMALLWGSVLASTDAAAVFSVLRTAGVGRRLVGALELESGINDAPAYIAVVVLASGEAVDWSLPLLVIYELLTGLALGVAFGWLGAQALRRAALPATGLYPLATVAVCVLAYSSGQLAHASGLLATYVAGLVLGNSKLPHRSDTLSFAEGLGWLAQIGLFVLLGLFASPSRLLEALVPGLVAGAVVLLLARPLSVVLSVLPFRLPWRDQAFLSWAGLRGAVPIVLAMIPLSQGVPGADRLVDAVFVLVIVLTLLQGATLSPLARVLGLAKSGQAQEIEVDAAPLDELGAELLQVRIQKGSKLHGVYLSELRLPVGATVSLVVRGGTGFTPQKTSRLQVGDQLLVVATADVRDATEARIRAVDRAGRLARWRGESGA; from the coding sequence GTGGACCAACTTCCCTTGCTGTTAGGCGTCGGGGGCCTGGTCCTGCTGGTCTCCGTGGTCGCCGTGCGGGTGTCCATCCGGCTGGGGTTTCCGTCGCTGCTGCTGTACCTCGGGATCGGCGTCGTGCTCGGCGAAGCCGGGTTCGGCATCCGGTTCGACAACCCCGCGCTCACCCAGGCGCTCGGGCTCGCCGCGCTCGTCCTGATCCTCACCGAAGGCGGGCTCACCACGCGCTGGTCCTCGGTGAAAGCCTCGCTGCGGCCCGGAATCATGCTGTCCACAGTGGCCGTGGCGATCAGCATCGCGGTCACCGGCGCGGCGCTGCACTGGCTGCTCGGGCTCGACTGGCGAATGGCGCTGTTGTGGGGTTCGGTTCTCGCGTCCACTGACGCCGCGGCGGTCTTTTCCGTGCTGCGCACGGCCGGCGTTGGAAGACGCCTGGTCGGCGCGCTGGAGCTGGAGTCCGGCATCAACGACGCGCCCGCCTACATCGCGGTGGTGGTGCTCGCGTCCGGGGAAGCGGTCGACTGGTCGCTGCCGCTGCTGGTGATCTACGAACTGCTCACCGGGCTGGCACTGGGCGTCGCCTTCGGCTGGCTGGGCGCGCAAGCGTTGCGCCGCGCCGCTCTTCCGGCGACCGGCCTGTACCCGCTCGCCACGGTGGCGGTCTGCGTGCTCGCCTACTCGTCGGGGCAGCTGGCGCACGCCTCCGGTCTGCTGGCCACCTACGTCGCCGGTCTCGTGCTGGGCAACTCGAAACTGCCGCACCGGTCGGACACGCTGTCGTTCGCCGAAGGGCTCGGCTGGCTCGCGCAGATCGGACTGTTCGTGCTGCTCGGTCTTTTCGCGTCGCCGAGCCGGCTGCTCGAAGCGCTGGTGCCGGGCCTGGTCGCGGGCGCGGTGGTGCTGCTGCTCGCGCGTCCGCTGTCGGTGGTGCTGTCGGTGCTGCCGTTCCGGTTGCCGTGGCGGGACCAAGCATTCCTGTCCTGGGCCGGGCTGCGCGGCGCGGTGCCGATCGTGCTCGCGATGATCCCGCTGTCGCAAGGGGTTCCCGGCGCGGACCGGCTGGTGGACGCGGTGTTCGTCCTCGTCATCGTGCTCACCTTGCTGCAGGGCGCGACGCTCAGCCCGCTCGCCCGGGTGCTCGGGCTGGCGAAATCGGGACAGGCGCAGGAGATCGAGGTCGACGCCGCGCCGCTGGACGAACTCGGCGCGGAGCTGCTGCAGGTGCGCATCCAGAAGGGTTCGAAGCTGCACGGCGTGTACCTGTCCGAACTGCGGCTGCCGGTCGGCGCGACGGTGAGCCTGGTGGTCCGCGGGGGCACCGGGTTCACGCCGCAGAAGACGAGCCGGCTGCAAGTGGGCGATCAGCTCTTGGTGGTCGCGACCGCCGACGTCCGCGACGCCACCGAAGCGCGCATCCGGGCGGTGGACCGGGCGGGCCGGCTCGCGCGCTGGCGCGGGGAGTCCGGCGCCTGA
- a CDS encoding ArsR/SmtB family transcription factor, which produces METVALAEVAAVLADPSRATMCLALLDGRAWTVGELAGAARIAVSTASEHVTRLQDAGFVARAKQGRHAYVRLASPRVAELIEHLAQHAELKRPDGLRTSLRVQRLSFARSCYDHLAGTLGVALRDGMIGRGLIDVSDGLSLTDAGRAAFAGLGVELPDRPRRPMLRDCLDWTERREHLAGVAPAALLERAVTAGWLTRDQQRAVRVLPGAEEPFATLGVDLATLRAMRAS; this is translated from the coding sequence ATGGAAACCGTCGCCCTCGCCGAAGTCGCCGCTGTGCTGGCCGATCCGAGCCGCGCGACCATGTGCCTCGCGCTGCTCGACGGCCGCGCCTGGACGGTCGGCGAGCTGGCTGGCGCGGCGCGGATCGCGGTGTCTACGGCCAGCGAGCACGTGACGCGGTTGCAGGACGCCGGATTCGTCGCGCGGGCGAAGCAGGGGCGGCACGCGTACGTGCGACTGGCGAGTCCGCGCGTGGCGGAGCTGATCGAGCATCTGGCTCAGCATGCGGAGCTCAAGCGCCCGGACGGGCTGCGGACGTCGCTTCGGGTGCAGCGGCTGTCGTTCGCTCGCAGCTGTTACGACCACCTCGCCGGGACGCTCGGCGTGGCGCTGCGAGACGGGATGATCGGCCGCGGCCTGATCGACGTGTCGGACGGGCTCTCGCTCACCGACGCCGGCCGGGCGGCGTTCGCCGGCCTCGGCGTCGAGCTGCCGGACCGGCCGCGGCGGCCGATGCTGCGCGACTGTCTGGATTGGACGGAGCGGAGGGAGCACCTGGCCGGGGTGGCGCCGGCGGCGTTGCTGGAGCGGGCGGTGACGGCCGGCTGGCTGACCCGGGACCAGCAGCGCGCGGTCCGGGTCCTGCCCGGCGCGGAGGAGCCTTTCGCGACGCTGGGAGTCGATCTCGCCACTCTGCGCGCAATGCGAGCGTCGTAA
- a CDS encoding penicillin-binding transpeptidase domain-containing protein — protein MLIGGALAVVAIVVAAVVLLTGGGSTSAAPGTDVSAEASQGPADPTSAARDFLLAFGKRDSVEAGKLTDAPGAAGPAMDGAWSTLRPSTLTAKLGQVSAAQGGHATAGYTYDWNLGAGRVWTYSGSLGLVQSQGTWLVHWVPAVLHPKLADGERLVLASSDVPAVVDRDGKPLIVSGPAGLHPADDKAFPLLRSALTSHGKAAQAFAVQRVDAGGKPVETLFGNPDGDQKPAVSGLSAAVQRSAQSTVDGYPGKAVIVALQPSSGDVLAVAQNSSETNPKAALSGQYAPGSTFKIVTATAALEAGLVTPDSEVPCPLTDRIGTRTLSNEGFDLGTTTVHRAFAKSCNTTFGRLASQLPADGLAKAASQFGLNADFAIDGVPTELGRVDPAANADEQVEDGIGQGKVQVSPMGAAVMAATAASGRTVVPRLWADGTKVNSGYLPPPGPVLSALRGMMREVVTGGTATGLARSGTVFGKTGTAQFGDGAEAHGWFVGYRGDLAFAIFLEGANDSKPAVQLGAQFLGGLS, from the coding sequence GTGCTGATTGGTGGCGCGCTGGCTGTGGTCGCGATCGTGGTGGCAGCGGTCGTGCTGCTCACCGGCGGGGGATCGACTTCCGCGGCGCCGGGAACCGACGTTTCCGCAGAAGCTTCGCAGGGCCCGGCTGACCCGACCTCGGCGGCGCGCGATTTCCTGCTCGCCTTCGGAAAGCGCGACTCGGTCGAGGCGGGCAAGCTGACCGACGCTCCCGGCGCCGCCGGGCCGGCGATGGACGGCGCCTGGTCGACGCTCCGCCCGAGCACGCTGACCGCCAAGCTCGGCCAGGTCAGCGCGGCGCAGGGCGGCCACGCCACCGCCGGCTACACCTACGACTGGAATCTCGGCGCCGGCCGCGTCTGGACGTACTCGGGCAGCCTCGGCCTCGTCCAGTCGCAGGGCACGTGGCTGGTCCACTGGGTGCCGGCCGTGCTGCATCCGAAGCTGGCCGACGGCGAGCGGCTGGTGCTCGCTTCCTCCGACGTCCCGGCGGTGGTGGACCGCGACGGCAAGCCGCTCATCGTGTCCGGCCCGGCCGGCCTGCACCCGGCGGACGACAAGGCATTCCCGCTGCTGCGTTCGGCGCTCACTTCGCACGGCAAGGCCGCTCAAGCGTTCGCCGTCCAGCGCGTCGACGCCGGCGGCAAACCCGTCGAGACGCTGTTCGGGAACCCGGACGGCGACCAGAAGCCGGCGGTCAGCGGGCTCAGCGCCGCGGTCCAGCGGTCGGCGCAGTCCACGGTCGACGGTTATCCGGGCAAGGCGGTCATCGTCGCCCTCCAACCCTCTAGTGGGGACGTGCTCGCGGTGGCGCAGAACAGCAGCGAAACCAATCCGAAGGCGGCGCTCAGCGGCCAGTACGCACCCGGCTCCACGTTCAAGATCGTCACCGCGACCGCGGCACTGGAGGCCGGGCTGGTCACGCCGGATTCCGAAGTGCCCTGTCCGCTGACCGACCGGATCGGCACGCGGACGCTGTCCAACGAAGGATTCGACCTCGGCACCACCACCGTGCACAGGGCGTTCGCGAAGTCCTGCAACACCACGTTCGGCCGGCTCGCGTCGCAGCTGCCCGCCGACGGGCTGGCGAAGGCGGCCAGCCAGTTCGGGCTCAATGCGGACTTCGCGATCGACGGCGTGCCCACCGAGCTGGGCCGGGTCGACCCGGCGGCCAACGCGGACGAGCAGGTCGAGGACGGCATCGGCCAGGGAAAGGTGCAGGTCAGCCCGATGGGTGCGGCGGTGATGGCGGCGACCGCGGCGTCCGGGCGCACCGTCGTGCCGCGGCTGTGGGCGGACGGCACGAAGGTCAACTCCGGCTACCTCCCGCCGCCGGGCCCGGTGCTGTCGGCGCTGCGCGGCATGATGCGCGAAGTGGTCACCGGCGGCACCGCGACCGGACTGGCGAGGTCCGGCACCGTGTTCGGCAAGACCGGCACCGCGCAGTTCGGGGACGGTGCGGAGGCGCACGGCTGGTTCGTCGGCTACCGCGGCGACCTCGCGTTCGCCATTTTCCTGGAGGGAGCGAACGATTCGAAGCCGGCCGTCCAGCTCGGCGCGCAGTTCCTCGGCGGACTGAGCTAG
- the ileS gene encoding isoleucine--tRNA ligase, translating into MYPQASPGGETTVPSQPSFPELEKSVLEYWESDRTFQASIDERPAGANGDNEYVFYDGPPFANGLPHYGHLLTGYVKDIVPRYQTMKGKHVERRFGWDTHGLPAELEAMRQLGITETSEIEEMGIAKFNEASRESVLRYTDEWREYVTRQARWVDFDNDYKTLDVTYMESVLWAFKQLWDKGLVYEGYRVLPYCWRDATPLSNHELGMDADVYRNRQDPAVTVGFRLEGNDNELDGTYLLIWTTTPWTLPSNLATAVHPEVQYVVVESDGKRYLLAEARVAAYARELGEEPAVVARYTGEQLLGSRYAPPFPYFVGTENAHRVLSADYVTTEDGTGVVHIAPAYGAEDKVVTDAAGIAPVTPVDDHGKFDATVPDYAGQQVFDANPNIVKDLKNGTGGAQRQGAVLLRHETYDHSYPHCWRCRNPLIYRAVSSWFVAVTQFKDRMVELNQQITWYPENVKDGQFGKWLENAIDWSISRNRYFGTPIPVWRSDDPEYPRIDVYGSLDELEADFGVRLDNLHRPYIDELTRPNPDDPTGKSVMRRVPDVLDVWFDSGSMPYAQVHYPFENREWFEHHYPSDFIVEYIGQTRGWFYLLHVLATALFDRPAFRTCISHGIVLGSDGQKMSKSLRNYPDVNEVFDRDGSDAMRWYLMASPILRGGNLVVTDRGIRDAVRQAVLPLWNSYYFLALYANADGKQGQWRTDSQHLLDRYVLAKTHELVTDVEAAMDGYDIAGACQTVRDFLEVLTNWYVRRSRDRFWAGEQDAIDTLHTVLEVTCRVVAPLLPLTTETVWRGLTGGRSVHLTDWPNALDLPADAALVTAMDKVRQVASSALALRKANKLRVRLPLAKLVVAAEDVQPLREFTDILRDEVNVKSVELTTDVAAHGTFEVAVNARAAGPRLGKTVQQVIKAVKSGDWTTNAAGAVVAAGVELVEGEYDRRLVAAGGGAAAELPGGAGLVVLDTVVTDELAAEGVVRDLVRVVQQARRDAGLEVSDRVTLTVDAPEDVVAAVRTHETFVAAETLATSVSYGEVTEGFDGTVGEGVKVRVAVAKA; encoded by the coding sequence ATGTACCCCCAGGCTTCGCCGGGCGGAGAGACCACGGTCCCGTCCCAGCCGTCTTTCCCGGAGCTGGAGAAGAGCGTCCTCGAGTACTGGGAGAGCGACCGGACCTTCCAGGCTTCCATCGACGAGCGCCCGGCCGGTGCGAACGGCGACAACGAGTACGTCTTCTACGACGGCCCGCCCTTCGCCAACGGCCTGCCGCACTACGGGCACCTGCTCACCGGGTACGTGAAGGACATCGTCCCGCGCTACCAGACGATGAAGGGCAAGCACGTCGAGCGCCGGTTCGGCTGGGACACCCACGGCCTGCCCGCGGAACTCGAAGCGATGCGGCAGCTCGGCATCACCGAGACGTCCGAGATCGAAGAGATGGGCATCGCGAAGTTCAACGAGGCTTCGCGCGAGTCCGTGCTGCGCTACACCGACGAGTGGCGCGAGTACGTCACCCGCCAGGCGCGCTGGGTCGACTTCGACAACGACTACAAGACGCTCGACGTCACCTACATGGAGTCGGTGCTCTGGGCGTTCAAACAGTTGTGGGACAAGGGACTCGTCTACGAGGGCTACCGGGTCCTGCCGTACTGCTGGCGCGACGCGACGCCGCTGTCCAACCACGAGCTGGGCATGGACGCGGACGTCTACCGCAACCGGCAGGACCCGGCCGTCACGGTCGGTTTCCGGTTGGAGGGCAACGACAACGAGCTCGACGGCACCTATCTCCTGATCTGGACCACGACGCCGTGGACGCTGCCGTCCAACCTCGCCACCGCGGTGCATCCCGAGGTGCAGTACGTCGTGGTGGAAAGCGACGGCAAGCGCTACCTGCTCGCCGAAGCACGGGTGGCCGCGTATGCCCGCGAGCTCGGCGAGGAGCCGGCCGTCGTCGCGCGCTACACCGGCGAGCAGCTGCTCGGATCCCGTTACGCGCCGCCGTTCCCGTACTTCGTGGGCACGGAGAACGCGCACCGCGTGCTGTCCGCCGACTACGTCACCACCGAGGACGGCACCGGCGTCGTGCACATCGCGCCCGCCTACGGCGCCGAGGACAAGGTGGTCACCGACGCGGCCGGGATCGCCCCGGTGACGCCAGTGGACGACCACGGCAAATTCGACGCCACCGTGCCGGACTACGCCGGCCAGCAGGTGTTCGATGCGAACCCGAACATCGTCAAGGACCTCAAGAACGGCACCGGCGGCGCGCAGCGCCAGGGCGCGGTGCTGCTGCGGCACGAGACCTACGACCACTCGTACCCGCACTGCTGGCGCTGCCGGAACCCGCTGATCTACCGCGCGGTGTCGTCCTGGTTCGTCGCGGTGACGCAGTTCAAGGACCGGATGGTCGAGCTGAACCAGCAGATCACCTGGTACCCGGAGAACGTCAAGGACGGCCAGTTCGGCAAGTGGCTGGAGAACGCCATCGACTGGTCGATCTCCCGCAACCGCTACTTCGGCACGCCGATCCCGGTCTGGCGCTCGGACGACCCGGAGTACCCGCGGATCGACGTCTACGGCTCTCTGGACGAGCTGGAGGCCGACTTCGGCGTGCGGCTGGACAACCTGCACCGGCCCTACATCGACGAGCTGACCCGGCCGAACCCGGACGACCCGACCGGCAAGTCGGTGATGCGCCGGGTGCCGGACGTGCTCGACGTGTGGTTCGACTCGGGCTCGATGCCGTATGCCCAGGTGCACTATCCGTTCGAGAACCGCGAGTGGTTCGAGCACCACTACCCGAGCGACTTCATCGTCGAGTACATCGGGCAGACCCGCGGCTGGTTCTACCTGCTGCACGTGCTCGCCACCGCGCTGTTCGACCGGCCGGCGTTTCGCACCTGCATCTCGCACGGCATCGTGCTCGGCTCCGACGGCCAGAAGATGTCGAAGTCGCTGCGGAACTACCCGGACGTGAACGAAGTCTTCGACCGCGACGGGTCCGACGCGATGCGCTGGTATCTGATGGCGAGCCCGATCCTGCGGGGCGGCAACCTGGTCGTCACCGACCGGGGGATTCGCGACGCGGTGCGCCAGGCCGTGCTGCCGCTGTGGAACTCGTACTACTTCCTGGCCCTGTACGCGAACGCGGACGGCAAGCAGGGGCAGTGGCGGACCGATTCCCAGCACCTGCTGGACCGGTACGTGCTGGCGAAGACGCATGAGCTGGTGACGGACGTCGAGGCCGCGATGGACGGCTACGACATCGCCGGCGCCTGCCAGACGGTGCGGGACTTCCTGGAGGTCCTCACGAACTGGTACGTCCGCCGGTCGCGCGACCGGTTCTGGGCGGGCGAGCAGGACGCGATCGACACCCTGCACACCGTGCTGGAGGTGACCTGCCGGGTCGTCGCGCCGCTGCTGCCGCTCACCACCGAGACGGTGTGGCGCGGGCTGACCGGCGGCCGTTCGGTGCACCTGACCGACTGGCCGAACGCGCTCGACCTGCCTGCCGACGCGGCGCTGGTGACCGCGATGGACAAGGTGCGGCAGGTGGCGTCGTCGGCGCTGGCGCTGCGCAAGGCGAACAAGCTGCGCGTGCGGCTGCCGCTGGCGAAGCTCGTGGTCGCCGCGGAAGACGTCCAGCCGCTGCGCGAATTCACCGACATCCTGCGGGACGAAGTGAACGTGAAGTCGGTGGAGCTGACCACTGACGTCGCCGCGCACGGCACGTTCGAGGTCGCGGTGAACGCGCGGGCGGCCGGGCCGCGTCTCGGCAAGACCGTGCAGCAGGTGATCAAGGCGGTCAAGTCCGGCGACTGGACGACGAACGCGGCCGGCGCGGTCGTGGCGGCGGGCGTCGAACTGGTCGAAGGCGAGTACGACCGGCGCCTGGTCGCGGCCGGCGGCGGCGCGGCGGCGGAACTGCCGGGCGGCGCCGGGCTGGTCGTGCTGGACACCGTGGTGACCGACGAGCTGGCGGCCGAGGGCGTGGTGCGCGACCTGGTTCGCGTCGTGCAGCAGGCCCGTCGGGACGCCGGACTGGAGGTCAGCGACCGGGTGACGCTGACCGTGGACGCGCCGGAAGACGTGGTCGCGGCGGTGCGGACGCACGAGACGTTCGTGGCGGCGGAGACGCTGGCGACGTCGGTGTCGTACGGCGAGGTGACCGAAGGCTTCGACGGCACGGTCGGCGAGGGCGTGAAGGTCCGCGTGGCAGTCGCGAAGGCGTGA